A genomic segment from Streptomyces sp. NBC_00459 encodes:
- the ilvN gene encoding acetolactate synthase small subunit codes for MSKHTLSVLVENKPGVLARITALFSRRGFNIDSLAVGVTEHPEISRITIVVNVIEALPLEQVTKQLNKLVNVLKIVELESGSAVQRELVLVKVRADNETRSQIVEIVQLFRAKTVDVSPEAVTIEATGSSDKLSAMLKMLEPYGIKELVQSGTIAIGRGARSITDRSLRALDRSA; via the coding sequence ATGTCCAAGCACACCCTCTCCGTCCTCGTCGAGAACAAGCCAGGTGTCCTCGCCCGGATCACCGCACTGTTCTCCCGGCGCGGCTTCAACATCGACTCGCTCGCCGTCGGCGTCACCGAGCACCCCGAGATCTCCCGCATCACCATCGTGGTCAACGTGATCGAGGCGCTCCCCCTCGAACAGGTCACCAAGCAGCTCAACAAGCTCGTCAACGTGCTGAAGATCGTCGAACTGGAATCCGGCTCGGCCGTTCAGCGTGAACTCGTTCTGGTGAAGGTGCGCGCGGACAACGAGACGCGTTCCCAGATCGTCGAGATCGTCCAGCTGTTCCGCGCCAAGACGGTCGACGTCTCCCCGGAGGCCGTCACCATCGAGGCCACCGGCAGCAGCGACAAGCTGTCCGCGATGCTCAAGATGCTGGAGCCGTACGGCATCAAGGAACTGGTGCAGTCCGGCACCATCGCGATCGGCCGCGGCGCGCGCTCGATCACGGACCGGTCGCTGCGCGCCCTCGACCGGTCGGCGTAA
- the ilvC gene encoding ketol-acid reductoisomerase, whose product MAELFYDADADLSIIQGRKVAVIGYGSQGHAHALSLRDSGVDVRVGLHEGSKSKAKAEEQGLRVVTPAEAAAEADVIMILVPDPIQAQVYEESIKDNLNQGDALFFGHGLNIRFDFIKPPAGIDVCMVAPKGPGHLVRRQYEEGRGVPCIAAVEQDATGNAFALALSYAKGIGGTRAGVIKTTFTEETETDLFGEQAVLCGGTAALVKAGFETLTEAGYQPEIAYFECLHELKLIVDLMYEGGLEKMRWSVSETAEWGDYVTGPRIITDATKAEMKKVLAEIQDGTFAREWMAEYHGGLKKYNEYKSQDEKSLLETTGKELRKLMSWVDDEA is encoded by the coding sequence GTGGCCGAGCTGTTCTACGACGCCGACGCCGACCTGTCCATCATCCAGGGCCGCAAGGTCGCGGTCATCGGTTACGGCAGCCAGGGCCACGCCCACGCGCTGTCGCTCCGTGACTCTGGTGTCGACGTCCGCGTCGGTCTGCACGAGGGCTCCAAGTCCAAGGCGAAGGCCGAGGAGCAGGGCCTGCGCGTGGTGACCCCCGCCGAGGCCGCCGCCGAGGCCGACGTCATCATGATCCTCGTCCCGGACCCGATCCAGGCCCAGGTCTACGAGGAGTCCATCAAGGACAACCTCAACCAGGGCGACGCGCTGTTCTTCGGCCACGGCCTGAACATCCGCTTCGACTTCATCAAGCCCCCGGCCGGCATCGACGTCTGCATGGTCGCCCCCAAGGGTCCGGGCCACCTCGTCCGTCGCCAGTACGAGGAGGGCCGCGGCGTTCCGTGTATCGCGGCCGTCGAGCAGGACGCGACCGGCAACGCCTTCGCGCTGGCCCTGTCGTACGCCAAGGGCATCGGCGGCACCCGCGCCGGCGTCATCAAGACCACGTTCACCGAGGAGACCGAGACCGACCTGTTCGGTGAGCAGGCCGTTCTCTGCGGTGGCACGGCCGCGCTGGTCAAGGCCGGTTTCGAGACGCTGACCGAGGCCGGCTACCAGCCGGAGATCGCGTACTTCGAGTGCCTGCACGAGCTGAAGCTGATCGTCGACCTCATGTACGAGGGCGGCCTGGAGAAGATGCGCTGGAGCGTCTCCGAGACCGCCGAGTGGGGCGACTACGTCACCGGTCCCCGCATCATCACGGACGCCACCAAGGCCGAGATGAAGAAGGTCCTCGCCGAGATCCAGGACGGCACCTTCGCGCGTGAGTGGATGGCCGAGTACCACGGCGGTCTGAAGAAGTACAACGAGTACAAGTCCCAGGACGAGAAGAGCCTCCTGGAGACCACGGGCAAGGAGCTGCGCAAGCTCATGTCCTGGGTCGACGACGAGGCGTAG
- the serA gene encoding phosphoglycerate dehydrogenase — MSSKPVVLIAEELSPATVDALGPDFEIRHCNGADRAELLPAIADVDAILIRSATKVDAEAVAAARKLKVVARAGVGLDNVDVSAATKAGVMVVNAPTSNIVTAAELACGLLLATARHIPQANTALKNGEWKRSKYTGVELAEKTLGVVGLGRIGALVAQRMSAFGMKVVAYDPYIQPARAAQMGVKILSLDELLEVSDFITVHLPKTPETVGLIGDEALHKVKPSVRIVNAARGGIVDEEALYSALKEGRVAGAGLDVYAKEPCTDSPLFELDEVVCTPHLGASTDEAQEKAGISVARSVRLALAGELVPDAVNVQGGVIAEDVKPGLPLAEKLGRIFTALAGEVAVRLDVEVYGEITQHDVKVLELSALKGVFEDVVDETVSYVNAPLFAQERGVEVRLTTSSESADHRNVVTVRGTLSSGEEVSVSGTLAGPKHHQKIVAVGEYDVDLALADHMVVYRYADRPGVVGTVGRIFGEAGINIAGMQVSRSVAGGEALAVLTVDDTVAPGVLAEVAEEIGATSARSVNLV, encoded by the coding sequence GTGAGCTCGAAACCTGTCGTACTCATCGCTGAAGAGCTGTCGCCCGCGACCGTCGACGCGCTCGGCCCGGACTTCGAGATCCGGCACTGCAACGGAGCGGACCGAGCCGAACTGCTCCCCGCCATCGCCGACGTCGACGCGATCCTGATCCGCTCGGCCACCAAGGTCGACGCCGAGGCGGTCGCCGCCGCCCGCAAGCTGAAGGTCGTCGCACGAGCCGGCGTCGGCCTGGACAACGTGGACGTCTCCGCCGCCACCAAGGCCGGCGTGATGGTCGTCAACGCCCCCACCTCGAACATCGTCACCGCCGCCGAGCTGGCCTGCGGTCTGCTGCTGGCGACCGCACGCCACATCCCGCAGGCCAACACCGCGCTCAAGAACGGCGAGTGGAAGCGCAGCAAGTACACGGGCGTCGAGCTGGCCGAGAAGACCCTCGGTGTCGTGGGCCTCGGGCGCATCGGCGCGCTCGTCGCGCAGCGCATGTCCGCGTTCGGCATGAAGGTCGTCGCCTACGACCCCTACATCCAGCCCGCGCGGGCCGCCCAGATGGGCGTCAAGATCCTGTCGCTGGACGAGCTCCTCGAGGTCTCCGACTTCATCACCGTGCACCTGCCGAAGACCCCCGAGACCGTCGGTCTCATCGGTGACGAGGCGCTGCACAAGGTCAAGCCGAGCGTCCGAATCGTGAACGCCGCGCGTGGCGGGATCGTCGACGAGGAGGCGCTGTACTCGGCGCTCAAGGAGGGCCGCGTCGCCGGCGCCGGTCTCGACGTGTACGCGAAGGAGCCCTGCACGGACTCCCCGCTGTTCGAGCTGGACGAGGTCGTCTGCACCCCGCACCTCGGCGCTTCCACGGACGAGGCGCAGGAGAAGGCCGGTATCTCCGTCGCCCGCTCGGTGCGTCTCGCGCTCGCCGGTGAGCTGGTCCCGGACGCGGTGAACGTCCAGGGCGGCGTCATCGCCGAGGACGTCAAGCCGGGTCTGCCGCTCGCCGAGAAGCTCGGCCGTATCTTCACCGCGCTCGCGGGCGAGGTCGCGGTCCGTCTCGACGTCGAGGTGTACGGCGAGATCACCCAGCACGATGTGAAGGTGCTCGAACTCTCCGCTCTCAAGGGCGTGTTCGAGGACGTCGTCGACGAGACCGTGTCGTACGTCAACGCCCCGCTGTTCGCCCAGGAGCGTGGCGTCGAGGTACGGCTGACGACCAGCTCGGAGTCGGCCGACCACCGCAACGTCGTGACCGTGCGCGGCACGCTCAGCAGCGGCGAGGAGGTGTCGGTCTCCGGCACGCTGGCCGGTCCCAAGCACCACCAGAAGATCGTCGCGGTCGGCGAGTACGACGTCGACCTCGCGCTCGCCGACCACATGGTCGTGTACCGGTACGCGGACCGGCCGGGTGTCGTCGGCACGGTCGGCCGGATCTTCGGCGAGGCCGGGATCAACATCGCCGGGATGCAGGTGTCCCGGTCGGTGGCGGGCGGCGAGGCGCTGGCCGTCCTGACCGTCGACGACACGGTTGCCCCCGGCGTATTGGCGGAAGTGGCCGAGGAGATCGGGGCGACGTCGGCTCGATCGGTCAACCTGGTCTGA
- a CDS encoding MFS transporter — protein MTNPTSTTSTTASPGPRAGRREWTALGVLMLPLLLVSMDVSVLYFAVPAISADLEPTGTQQLWIFDIYAFVLAGLLMTMGSLGDRIGRRRLLLIGAAAFGAGSLLAAYANSAETLIAARAVLGIGGATLMPSTMALVRTMFRDPGQRARAIGMWSGVMTGGIALGSVMSGLLVEYFWWGSVFLVNLPAMALLLVLGPILLPESKNPDPGRFDLLSVPLSMAAVLPVIYGLKEIPSEGWHTQYVLSVTVGLFFAYLFVQRQRTSASPLISPALFRGRGFGPAVTLNLLSAFAMMGSAYFTTQYLQSVLGKSSIEAALWGLLPTVLVGIAAPVAAALVQRGVQRAHVVAGGFVTAAGGYGLLALVGTDSLWLVLAGAGVLAAGIVTVMSQMMDLGLSTAPLDKAGTAASLLETGAEFGGALGMAVLGSIGTAVYRHDIPASAPAAAQETLGGALAVAQQLPARTGDALVTAAREAYAHGMQAAAIAGVVLLLGAAVLAARALRGVTVRETVVEKTEEAVV, from the coding sequence ATGACGAACCCGACGAGCACGACGAGCACGACCGCTTCCCCCGGCCCTCGTGCCGGCCGCCGCGAATGGACCGCGCTGGGCGTGCTGATGCTGCCTCTGCTGCTGGTCTCGATGGATGTCTCCGTTCTCTACTTCGCCGTTCCCGCGATCAGCGCGGACCTGGAGCCGACCGGCACCCAGCAGCTGTGGATCTTCGACATCTACGCCTTCGTCCTGGCCGGCCTGCTGATGACGATGGGCTCGCTCGGCGACCGCATCGGCCGCCGCCGGCTCCTCCTCATCGGCGCCGCCGCCTTCGGCGCGGGCTCGCTGCTCGCCGCCTACGCGAACAGCGCCGAGACCCTGATCGCAGCCCGCGCGGTCCTCGGCATCGGCGGCGCGACCCTGATGCCGTCGACGATGGCCCTGGTCCGCACGATGTTCCGCGACCCCGGCCAGCGCGCCAGGGCGATCGGCATGTGGTCCGGCGTCATGACCGGCGGCATCGCCCTCGGCTCGGTGATGAGCGGACTGCTGGTCGAGTACTTCTGGTGGGGCTCGGTCTTCCTGGTCAACCTGCCCGCGATGGCGCTGCTGCTGGTCCTGGGCCCGATCCTGCTCCCCGAGTCGAAGAACCCGGACCCGGGCCGCTTCGACCTCCTCAGCGTCCCCCTGTCGATGGCCGCCGTCCTCCCCGTGATCTACGGCCTCAAGGAGATCCCGTCCGAGGGCTGGCACACGCAGTACGTCCTCTCGGTCACCGTCGGCCTGTTCTTCGCCTACCTCTTCGTCCAGCGCCAGCGCACGTCGGCCTCGCCCCTCATCTCCCCCGCGCTGTTCCGGGGCCGCGGCTTCGGTCCGGCCGTCACCCTGAACCTGCTCTCCGCGTTCGCGATGATGGGCTCGGCGTACTTCACCACGCAGTACCTCCAGTCGGTGCTCGGCAAGAGCTCCATCGAGGCCGCGCTGTGGGGCCTGCTGCCGACGGTCCTGGTCGGCATCGCGGCCCCCGTCGCCGCCGCCCTCGTCCAGCGGGGCGTGCAGCGCGCCCATGTCGTCGCCGGCGGCTTCGTCACGGCGGCGGGCGGATACGGGCTGCTGGCCCTGGTCGGCACGGACTCGCTGTGGCTGGTGCTGGCCGGCGCGGGCGTCCTCGCGGCCGGCATCGTCACCGTGATGTCCCAGATGATGGACCTGGGCCTGAGCACCGCCCCCCTCGACAAGGCGGGCACCGCCGCGTCCCTGCTGGAGACGGGCGCGGAGTTCGGCGGCGCGCTGGGCATGGCGGTGCTGGGCTCGATCGGTACGGCGGTCTACCGCCACGACATCCCGGCCTCGGCACCCGCCGCGGCCCAGGAAACCCTCGGCGGCGCACTGGCAGTGGCCCAGCAGCTCCCGGCGCGCACGGGAGACGCGCTGGTCACAGCGGCCAGGGAGGCGTACGCCCATGGAATGCAGGCCGCTGCGATCGCCGGGGTGGTGCTCCTGCTGGGGGCGGCGGTGCTGGCGGCGCGGGCGCTGCGCGGGGTGACCGTGCGGGAGACGGTTGTTGAGAAGACGGAGGAGGCTGTCGTCTAG
- a CDS encoding TetR/AcrR family transcriptional regulator has translation MGHREDLLEGARRCLLEKGFVRTTARDIVRESGTNLASIGYHYGSKDKLLAEAYVSLVEGLSDDFAPAVETAGGTGPGSLDRFQEVWSNIIATMRQPGSLWRLSVEIVAMGDQLPTVRDHLAQAQREAGRGIIPLFLGGKEEDVSEDDVDSVGQFYNTLMTGLICQYVFDPTTAPTAEQLTEGFRRVIGASAADS, from the coding sequence ATGGGACACCGCGAGGATCTGCTCGAAGGCGCCAGGCGCTGCCTGCTGGAGAAGGGCTTCGTGCGCACGACCGCGCGCGACATCGTCAGGGAGTCGGGGACCAACCTGGCGTCGATCGGCTACCACTACGGCTCGAAGGACAAGCTCCTCGCCGAGGCGTACGTCTCGCTGGTGGAGGGGCTCTCCGACGACTTCGCCCCCGCCGTGGAGACGGCTGGCGGCACCGGACCCGGCTCGCTCGACCGGTTCCAGGAGGTCTGGTCGAACATCATCGCCACCATGCGGCAGCCGGGTTCGCTGTGGCGCCTGAGCGTGGAGATCGTGGCCATGGGAGACCAACTGCCCACCGTCCGCGACCACTTGGCGCAGGCCCAGCGCGAGGCGGGGCGTGGCATCATCCCGCTGTTCCTCGGGGGCAAGGAGGAGGACGTGTCGGAGGACGACGTCGACTCCGTCGGCCAGTTCTACAACACCCTGATGACCGGACTCATCTGCCAGTACGTCTTCGACCCGACGACGGCTCCGACCGCGGAACAGCTCACCGAAGGGTTCCGCCGGGTCATCGGGGCATCCGCGGCCGACTCCTAG
- a CDS encoding PucR family transcriptional regulator has product MRENARMSQASGDHHGDYQELVDDISELLGAPATLENRDFELLVFGAYDSEGELDASALDPVRARSILTRRSTPTVRSWFEGFGITRATGPVRIPPTPEAGVYRGRICLPVRHRGVVLGYVWLLDDDPGPSAEQLTAAMEVADRIGSLLADEAQAGADLTREFRTVLTAERGWQRDMAVAALRTALGARGEGPHAVVCVAPWPSADPEDAPSARTVPHATAVCTVPWGTAAQSLALLIRLRATDVPAPALTAAARLLKETEGAVAAGVGAPRTGLAALATAWQEASASARAALAEPRLGPVAEWGAIGPYRLLTALPPDTAQDPAVRTLLSPAHQELARTAEVYLDRAGQAGRTAAELGIHRQTLYYRLSRVEQLTGLDLDDGEDRLLLHMALKGARL; this is encoded by the coding sequence ATGCGCGAGAATGCCCGCATGAGCCAGGCGAGCGGCGACCATCACGGCGACTACCAGGAACTGGTGGACGACATCTCGGAGCTCCTCGGCGCCCCCGCGACGCTGGAGAACCGCGACTTCGAACTGCTCGTCTTCGGCGCCTACGACAGCGAGGGCGAGCTGGACGCGTCGGCACTGGACCCGGTGCGGGCGCGCTCGATCCTCACCCGACGCTCGACACCGACCGTCCGCTCGTGGTTCGAGGGCTTCGGCATCACACGCGCGACCGGCCCGGTCCGTATCCCGCCCACCCCGGAGGCGGGGGTGTACCGGGGGCGGATCTGTCTCCCCGTACGCCATCGGGGTGTCGTTCTCGGCTATGTCTGGCTGCTCGACGACGATCCGGGCCCCTCGGCGGAGCAGCTGACGGCGGCCATGGAGGTGGCGGACCGGATCGGCTCGCTGCTGGCGGACGAGGCGCAGGCCGGGGCCGATCTGACCCGCGAGTTCCGGACGGTGCTGACCGCCGAGCGCGGCTGGCAGCGGGACATGGCGGTGGCGGCGCTGCGTACGGCCCTGGGGGCGCGCGGCGAGGGCCCGCACGCGGTGGTGTGCGTGGCGCCCTGGCCGTCCGCGGATCCGGAAGACGCCCCCTCGGCCCGTACGGTGCCGCACGCGACGGCGGTGTGCACGGTGCCGTGGGGCACGGCGGCGCAGAGCCTGGCGCTGCTGATCAGGCTGCGCGCGACGGACGTACCCGCCCCGGCGCTCACGGCGGCGGCCCGGCTGCTGAAGGAGACGGAGGGCGCGGTCGCGGCCGGCGTCGGCGCACCGCGCACCGGCCTCGCCGCTCTGGCCACCGCCTGGCAGGAGGCCTCGGCGTCGGCCCGCGCGGCCCTGGCGGAACCACGTCTCGGCCCGGTCGCGGAGTGGGGCGCGATCGGCCCGTACCGTCTCCTCACCGCGCTGCCCCCGGACACGGCTCAGGACCCCGCCGTACGCACCCTGCTCTCCCCCGCCCACCAGGAACTGGCCCGCACCGCCGAGGTCTACCTCGACCGGGCGGGCCAGGCGGGCCGCACGGCGGCCGAGCTGGGCATCCACCGCCAGACGCTGTACTACCGCCTGTCCCGGGTGGAGCAGCTGACGGGCCTGGACCTGGACGACGGCGAGGACCGCCTGCTGCTGCACATGGCGCTGAAGGGGGCGCGGCTCTAG
- a CDS encoding proline dehydrogenase family protein has protein sequence MLGPVILAASRSDRMRRLISAAPVTRPVVDRFIPGETVDDVVPIVQDLTDRGLEVTLDVVGEDITTPEQAAAARDAYLELVERLGELELGTRAEMSVKLSLFGQALVGGHELALANIRPVVEAAAAIGTTVTLDAEDHTTLDSMFAIHEELRKDFPQTGCVIQAYLYRTETDARRLADSGSRVRLVKGAYKEPTEVAHQQKSEIDKAYVRILKILMDGEGYPMIGSHDPRLISIAQELARRASRKPDEYEFQMLYGIRSDEHLRLAAEGHRMRVYTAYGTDWYGYFMRRLAERPANLLFFGRSILTKG, from the coding sequence GTGCTGGGTCCCGTGATTCTCGCCGCCTCGCGCAGCGACCGGATGCGCCGACTGATCTCGGCCGCCCCGGTCACCAGGCCGGTCGTCGACCGCTTCATCCCCGGCGAGACGGTCGACGACGTCGTACCGATCGTCCAGGACCTCACCGACCGGGGGCTGGAAGTCACCCTGGACGTGGTCGGCGAGGACATCACCACCCCCGAGCAGGCCGCCGCCGCCCGGGACGCCTATCTGGAACTGGTCGAGCGGCTCGGCGAACTGGAGCTCGGCACCCGCGCCGAGATGTCCGTCAAGCTGTCGCTGTTCGGACAGGCGCTGGTGGGCGGGCACGAGCTCGCCCTCGCCAACATCCGGCCCGTCGTCGAGGCCGCCGCCGCGATCGGTACGACGGTCACGCTCGACGCGGAGGACCACACCACCCTGGACTCGATGTTCGCGATCCACGAGGAACTCCGGAAGGACTTCCCGCAGACCGGCTGCGTCATCCAGGCCTATCTGTACCGCACCGAGACCGACGCCCGCCGCCTCGCCGACAGCGGCAGCCGCGTACGGCTGGTCAAGGGCGCGTACAAGGAGCCCACCGAGGTCGCCCACCAGCAGAAGTCCGAGATCGACAAGGCGTACGTCCGCATCCTGAAGATCCTGATGGACGGCGAGGGGTACCCGATGATCGGGTCCCACGACCCGCGCCTCATCTCCATCGCCCAGGAACTCGCCCGGCGCGCGAGCCGCAAGCCCGACGAGTACGAGTTCCAGATGCTGTACGGGATCAGGAGCGACGAGCATCTGCGGCTCGCCGCGGAGGGACACCGGATGCGTGTCTACACCGCCTACGGGACGGACTGGTACGGGTACTTCATGCGGAGGCTGGCAGAACGCCCCGCCAACCTCCTCTTCTTCGGACGTTCGATCCTCACCAAGGGCTGA
- the pruA gene encoding L-glutamate gamma-semialdehyde dehydrogenase: MDAVTQVPTPVNEPVHGYAPGSPERARLEARLKELAENPVDLPMTIGGHRRMGGGERFDVVQPHHHAARLGTYANATRQDAQDAIDAALAAAPAWRAMSFDDRAAIILRAAELLAGPWRETLAASTMLGQSKTAQQAEIDCPCELVDFWRFNVKYARDLLAEQPPANSPGVWNRLDHRPLEGFVYAITPFNFTAIAGNLPTAPALMGNVVVWKPSPTQTHSAVLLMQLLEEAGLPKGVINLVTGDGIEVSKVALEHHDLAGIHFTGSTKTFQYLWKTVGANIEKYRSYPRLVGETGGKDFVVAHPSADRAVLKTALTRGAFEYQGQKCSATSRAYIPASIWNDGFREEFAAEVDGLTMGDVTDLSHFIGAVIDERAFAKNKAAIDRAKSDPTCTIVAGGSYDDSVGWFVRPTVVECTDPANQVFTTEYFGPFLAVYVYDDSSDDKYDAMLTQMESVSDYALTGSVISADRAAAAYTMEKLRYAAGNFYINDKSTGAVVGQQPFGGGRASGTNDKAGAPQNLMRWTLTRSIKETLVAPTDYPYPHMG; this comes from the coding sequence ATGGACGCCGTCACCCAGGTCCCCACCCCCGTCAACGAGCCGGTGCACGGCTACGCCCCCGGGTCGCCCGAGCGGGCCCGCCTGGAGGCCAGGCTCAAGGAGCTGGCCGAGAACCCCGTCGACCTCCCGATGACCATCGGCGGCCACCGGCGCATGGGCGGCGGCGAGCGGTTCGACGTGGTGCAGCCGCACCACCACGCGGCCCGCCTCGGCACCTACGCCAACGCCACCCGGCAGGACGCCCAGGACGCGATCGACGCGGCCCTCGCCGCCGCGCCCGCCTGGCGCGCGATGTCGTTCGACGACCGTGCCGCGATCATCCTGCGCGCCGCCGAACTGCTGGCCGGCCCCTGGCGCGAGACCCTCGCCGCGTCCACCATGCTCGGCCAGTCGAAGACCGCCCAGCAGGCCGAGATCGACTGTCCGTGCGAGCTGGTCGATTTCTGGCGCTTCAACGTCAAGTACGCGCGCGATCTGCTCGCCGAGCAGCCGCCCGCCAACTCCCCGGGCGTCTGGAACCGTCTCGACCACCGTCCCCTCGAAGGCTTCGTCTACGCGATCACCCCCTTCAACTTCACGGCCATCGCGGGCAATCTGCCCACCGCGCCCGCCCTCATGGGCAACGTGGTGGTGTGGAAGCCGTCCCCGACGCAGACCCACTCCGCCGTTCTCCTGATGCAACTGCTGGAGGAGGCCGGACTGCCCAAGGGCGTCATCAACCTCGTCACCGGTGACGGCATCGAGGTCTCCAAGGTGGCTCTGGAGCACCACGATCTGGCCGGCATCCACTTCACCGGATCGACGAAGACCTTCCAGTACCTCTGGAAGACGGTCGGCGCGAACATCGAGAAGTACCGCTCGTACCCGCGTCTCGTCGGCGAGACCGGCGGCAAGGACTTCGTCGTCGCCCACCCGAGCGCCGACCGGGCGGTCCTGAAGACGGCCCTCACTCGCGGTGCCTTCGAGTACCAGGGCCAGAAGTGCAGCGCGACCTCGCGCGCCTACATCCCTGCCTCCATCTGGAACGACGGCTTCCGGGAGGAGTTCGCCGCCGAGGTCGACGGCTTGACCATGGGTGACGTCACCGATCTGTCCCACTTCATCGGCGCGGTCATCGACGAGCGCGCCTTCGCCAAGAACAAGGCCGCCATCGACCGCGCGAAGTCCGACCCGACGTGCACGATCGTGGCGGGCGGCTCCTACGACGACTCGGTCGGCTGGTTCGTCCGCCCGACGGTCGTGGAGTGCACGGACCCGGCCAACCAGGTCTTCACCACCGAGTACTTCGGCCCGTTCCTCGCCGTGTACGTGTACGACGACAGCTCGGACGACAAGTACGACGCCATGCTGACCCAGATGGAGTCCGTGTCCGACTACGCGCTGACCGGCTCGGTCATCTCCGCAGACCGTGCGGCGGCCGCGTACACGATGGAGAAGCTGCGCTACGCGGCCGGCAACTTCTACATCAACGACAAGTCGACCGGCGCGGTCGTCGGGCAGCAGCCGTTCGGCGGCGGGCGCGCGTCCGGCACCAACGACAAGGCGGGCGCCCCGCAGAACCTGATGCGCTGGACCCTGACCCGCTCCATCAAGGAGACCCTGGTCGCCCCGACCGACTACCCGTACCCGCACATGGGGTGA
- a CDS encoding alpha/beta fold hydrolase: MTWTESETASEHATDTVPAGDGTGLWARRSGRGEPLVLCHGGPGLWDMFEEVAALLGDLASVVRWDQRGCGRSDPSDGPWTSERAVADLDAVRGHFGLERMVLLGHSWGAQLALSYALAHPERVRALVYVSGTGIGPDADWHDAYRDNLHARLAESPELHARWSELTARRPTLSEAEARENAVLQWSAEFPERGRALEHAGRMADPWFSINHRSNQAFNAERKRTWGTPDLYDRCRVLDLPVVIIDGMADIRPRTAVDSLERALPCVRRVILPGAGHLPWVDDPTGFRQAVATVL, translated from the coding sequence ATGACCTGGACGGAGAGCGAGACCGCGAGCGAGCACGCGACGGATACCGTGCCGGCCGGTGACGGGACCGGACTGTGGGCCCGCCGGTCGGGACGAGGCGAGCCGCTGGTGCTGTGCCACGGCGGGCCCGGACTCTGGGACATGTTCGAGGAAGTCGCCGCGCTCCTCGGGGACCTGGCCTCGGTGGTCCGCTGGGACCAGCGCGGCTGCGGACGCTCGGACCCGTCCGACGGGCCGTGGACGAGTGAGCGTGCGGTGGCCGATCTCGACGCCGTACGAGGGCACTTCGGCCTGGAGCGGATGGTGCTGCTCGGCCACTCCTGGGGCGCGCAGCTGGCCTTGAGCTACGCGCTGGCCCATCCGGAGCGGGTCCGCGCGCTGGTCTATGTGAGCGGCACGGGAATCGGCCCGGACGCCGACTGGCACGACGCGTACCGCGACAACCTCCACGCGAGACTTGCCGAGTCGCCCGAACTCCACGCCCGCTGGAGCGAGTTGACGGCCCGTCGGCCGACGCTGTCCGAGGCGGAGGCGCGCGAGAACGCCGTACTGCAGTGGTCGGCCGAATTCCCGGAGCGGGGGCGGGCGTTGGAGCACGCCGGGCGCATGGCCGACCCCTGGTTCAGCATCAACCACCGGTCCAACCAGGCCTTCAACGCCGAACGGAAGCGGACCTGGGGCACACCCGACCTGTACGACCGCTGCCGGGTGCTCGACCTTCCCGTGGTCATCATCGACGGAATGGCGGACATCCGCCCCCGTACGGCGGTGGACTCCCTGGAACGGGCCCTGCCGTGCGTACGGAGGGTGATCCTGCCGGGAGCCGGGCATCTTCCCTGGGTCGACGATCCGACGGGCTTCAGGCAGGCGGTGGCGACGGTGTTGTAG